A region from the bacterium genome encodes:
- the rph gene encoding ribonuclease PH produces MSVRLDGRKETELRQVKITRKYLKYAEGSVLIEIGDTRVICSATVEDKVPPHLINTGQGWITAEYGMLPRSTQVRIIRDTARGKPSGRTHEIQRLIGRSLRAVTDLIALGPRTIWLDCDVIQADGGTRTASITGAYIALVDAINYLIQEKKISQSPILDYVAATSVGIVNGQKLLDLTYDEDVVAEVDMNIVMTGRGQFIEVQGTAERKPFSQEELNSLLELAKSGIFRLIDIQKELLQ; encoded by the coding sequence TACGTCAAGTTAAAATTACTCGGAAGTATCTAAAATATGCTGAAGGGTCGGTATTAATTGAAATTGGCGATACCAGAGTTATCTGCAGTGCTACGGTAGAAGATAAAGTTCCACCGCATTTAATTAATACTGGTCAAGGATGGATAACTGCAGAATATGGTATGCTTCCGCGGTCAACCCAAGTTCGGATAATTCGTGATACAGCTCGAGGAAAACCAAGCGGAAGAACCCACGAAATCCAGCGTCTTATAGGTCGTTCATTGCGTGCAGTGACGGATTTAATTGCACTCGGTCCACGAACTATTTGGCTCGATTGTGATGTTATCCAAGCGGATGGTGGAACTAGAACCGCATCGATTACTGGAGCGTATATTGCGTTAGTCGATGCTATAAATTATTTAATTCAGGAAAAGAAAATATCACAGTCCCCAATATTAGACTATGTTGCTGCAACCAGTGTCGGGATTGTTAATGGTCAAAAATTATTAGATTTAACGTATGACGAAGATGTAGTTGCTGAAGTTGATATGAATATCGTCATGACTGGTCGCGGACAATTTATTGAAGTCCAAGGAACCGCAGAACGTAAACCGTTCTCCCAAGAAGAACTCAATTCATTATTAGAATTAGCGAAATCAGGTATCTTTAGATTAATCGATATTCAAAAAGAATTATTGCAATAA